A window of the Yersinia rochesterensis genome harbors these coding sequences:
- the gltX gene encoding glutamate--tRNA ligase gives MKIKTRFAPSPTGYLHVGGARTALYSWLFTRHFGGEFVLRIEDTDLERSTQEAIDAIMDGMNWLNLDWDEGPYFQTKRFDRYNAVIDQMLENGTAYRCYCSRERLDELREAQMANGEKPRYDGRCRDSQCTHGADEPSVVRFRNPQEGSVIFDDKIRGPIEFSNQELDDLIIRRTDGSPTYNFCVVVDDWDMEITHVIRGEDHINNTPRQINILKALGAPVPEYAHVSMILGDDGKKLSKRHGAVGVMQYRDDGYLPEALLNYLVRLGWSHGDQEIFSVAEMTELFTLDAVSKSASAFNTEKLQWLNHHYINSLPPEQVAVHLSWQVEQLGIDTRNGPELAEIVKLLGERCKTLKEMAESCHYFYEEFDEFDADAAKKHLRPVARQPLEAVKAKLAAITEWTTENVHNAIQGTADELGVGMGKVGMPLRVAVTGAGQSPGMDVTVHAIGQARSLARIDKALAFISEREAQQ, from the coding sequence ATGAAAATCAAAACCCGTTTTGCACCCAGTCCTACCGGCTATCTTCACGTCGGTGGCGCACGTACCGCGTTGTATTCCTGGTTGTTCACTCGCCACTTTGGTGGTGAATTTGTTTTGCGTATTGAAGATACTGATCTTGAGCGCTCAACTCAGGAAGCTATCGACGCCATTATGGACGGTATGAACTGGCTAAATCTGGATTGGGATGAGGGCCCGTATTTCCAAACCAAACGTTTCGATCGCTACAATGCGGTCATTGACCAAATGTTGGAAAACGGCACTGCTTATAGATGCTATTGCTCCAGAGAGCGTCTGGATGAATTGCGCGAAGCCCAAATGGCCAATGGTGAAAAACCCCGCTACGATGGCCGCTGCCGCGATAGCCAGTGTACCCATGGTGCTGATGAACCTTCTGTCGTGCGTTTTCGTAACCCACAGGAAGGCTCGGTTATTTTCGATGATAAAATCCGTGGCCCAATCGAATTCAGCAACCAAGAGCTGGATGATCTAATTATCCGCCGTACCGATGGTTCGCCGACTTATAACTTCTGCGTGGTGGTTGATGACTGGGATATGGAAATCACCCATGTTATCCGTGGTGAAGACCATATCAATAATACCCCGCGCCAGATTAATATCTTGAAAGCGCTGGGCGCGCCGGTTCCTGAATATGCCCACGTTTCAATGATTTTGGGTGATGACGGCAAAAAACTGTCTAAGCGCCATGGCGCGGTCGGTGTGATGCAATACCGCGATGACGGCTATCTGCCAGAAGCGCTGTTGAACTACCTGGTCCGCCTGGGCTGGTCTCATGGTGATCAGGAAATATTTTCTGTTGCTGAGATGACCGAGCTATTCACACTGGATGCGGTCAGCAAATCTGCCAGTGCCTTCAATACTGAAAAACTACAATGGCTGAATCATCACTATATCAATAGCTTGCCGCCAGAACAGGTTGCAGTTCACTTGTCATGGCAGGTTGAGCAGTTGGGTATTGATACTCGCAATGGCCCTGAGTTGGCCGAGATAGTTAAGTTATTAGGTGAGCGCTGTAAGACATTAAAAGAAATGGCCGAATCTTGCCACTATTTCTATGAAGAGTTTGATGAGTTCGATGCAGACGCGGCGAAAAAACATTTGCGCCCTGTGGCCCGTCAGCCCCTGGAGGCAGTTAAAGCCAAACTGGCTGCTATCACCGAATGGACGACTGAAAACGTTCACAATGCCATTCAGGGCACCGCTGATGAGCTAGGTGTAGGTATGGGCAAAGTTGGCATGCCGCTGCGTGTTGCTGTCACTGGCGCAGGCCAATCACCGGGTATGGATGTCACTGTTCATGCCATCGGGCAGGCGCGCTCGCTAGCACGTATTGATAAAGCTCTGGCTTTTATCAGTGAGCGTGAAGCGCAGCAATAA
- a CDS encoding NupC/NupG family nucleoside CNT transporter produces MSHILQFALALVVVAILALVICKDRKSIRIRFVIQLLVIEVLLAYFFLHSEVGLGFVKGFAGFFDKLLGFAATGTDFVFGNMGDKGLAFFFLRVLCPIVFISALIGILQYIKVLPVIIRIIGTLLSKVNGMGKLESFNAVSSLILGQSENFIAYKDILGKMSEKRMYTMAATAMSTVSMSIVGAYMSMLDAKFVVAALVLNMFSTFIVLSLINPYKAEDEEELQLSNLHEGQSFFEMLGEYILAGFKVAIIVAAMLIGFIALIAAMNALFSLLFGISFQGILGYVFFPFAWVMGIPAHEALQVGGIMATKLVSNEFVAMMDLQKVASELSPRSVGILSVFLVSFANFSSIGIVAGAIKGLNEHQGNVVSRFGLKLLYGSTLVSVLSASIAGLVL; encoded by the coding sequence ATGTCCCATATTCTACAGTTTGCGTTGGCCTTAGTCGTAGTGGCCATATTGGCTCTTGTTATCTGCAAAGATCGCAAAAGCATCCGCATTCGGTTTGTTATTCAATTATTGGTTATTGAAGTGTTGCTGGCGTACTTCTTCCTCCATTCAGAAGTTGGATTAGGTTTTGTGAAAGGATTCGCGGGCTTTTTCGACAAATTACTGGGGTTCGCTGCTACCGGCACTGATTTTGTCTTCGGTAACATGGGGGATAAAGGCCTCGCATTCTTCTTCCTGAGAGTGCTGTGTCCTATCGTCTTTATTTCTGCTCTCATTGGTATTCTGCAGTACATTAAAGTTCTGCCCGTCATTATTCGTATTATTGGGACTTTATTGTCCAAAGTTAACGGCATGGGTAAGCTGGAATCATTCAACGCAGTCAGTTCACTGATTCTGGGCCAATCTGAAAACTTCATCGCCTATAAAGATATTTTAGGCAAAATGTCTGAAAAACGCATGTACACCATGGCAGCAACGGCAATGTCGACAGTCTCGATGTCAATTGTCGGTGCTTATATGTCAATGCTGGATGCGAAATTCGTGGTCGCCGCGCTGGTGCTTAACATGTTCAGCACCTTTATCGTGTTGTCGCTAATCAACCCGTATAAAGCTGAGGATGAAGAAGAGTTACAGCTGAGCAACTTGCATGAAGGTCAAAGCTTCTTTGAAATGCTGGGTGAATACATCTTGGCCGGTTTCAAAGTTGCCATTATCGTAGCAGCAATGCTGATTGGTTTTATCGCATTGATTGCTGCGATGAATGCTCTGTTTAGCCTGCTGTTTGGTATTAGCTTCCAGGGTATTTTGGGCTATGTCTTCTTCCCGTTTGCTTGGGTAATGGGCATTCCTGCTCATGAAGCCTTGCAAGTCGGCGGTATAATGGCAACCAAATTGGTTTCTAACGAATTTGTGGCCATGATGGACTTGCAGAAAGTGGCATCAGAATTGTCACCACGTAGTGTGGGTATTCTGTCCGTATTCCTGGTTTCATTCGCTAACTTCTCTTCCATCGGCATCGTCGCCGGTGCGATTAAAGGCCTGAATGAGCACCAAGGTAATGTCGTTTCTCGTTTTGGCTTGAAGCTGCTGTACGGCTCTACACTGGTCAGTGTGCTGTCTGCGTCTATCGCGGGCCTGGTACTCTAA
- a CDS encoding Nramp family divalent metal transporter, with the protein MLNSRAVDTPRRNSRRIKLSLMGPAFIAAIAYIDPGNFATNIQAGATFGYTLLWVVVWANVMAMLVQLLSAKLGIATGKNLAEHIRDRFPRPVVWAYWVQAEIIVMATDLAEFIGAAIGFKLLLGVTLLQGAVLTGIATFLILMLQNRGQKPIEMVIGGLLLFVAASYIVELIFSQPELAALGRGMIIPSLPNSNAVFLAAGVLGATIMPHVIYLHSALTQTESKESKTERYASTKFDVAIAMTIAGFVNLAMMATAAAAFHFNGYQHVAEIEEAYLTLQPLLGNAAATVFGLSLVAAGLSSTVVGTMAGQVVMQGFVHFYIPMWLRRAITMLPSFIVIMIGMDATKILVMSQVLLSFGIALALVPLLVFTGNKELMGELVDNKLTQILGKFVVLFVIGLNGYLLASLL; encoded by the coding sequence ATGTTGAATAGCCGTGCTGTCGATACACCCCGCCGTAACTCAAGGAGGATAAAACTCTCCCTGATGGGGCCTGCCTTTATTGCTGCCATTGCCTATATCGACCCCGGTAACTTTGCGACTAACATTCAAGCCGGAGCTACCTTTGGCTATACTCTCTTATGGGTGGTGGTGTGGGCTAATGTCATGGCGATGTTAGTCCAATTGCTGTCAGCAAAACTTGGGATCGCGACCGGTAAGAATCTGGCGGAGCATATTCGTGATCGTTTCCCACGCCCGGTAGTATGGGCTTACTGGGTGCAGGCCGAGATTATCGTGATGGCAACAGACTTGGCCGAGTTTATCGGGGCCGCTATCGGCTTCAAATTGCTGCTAGGTGTAACACTGCTACAAGGCGCGGTACTGACTGGCATCGCCACTTTCCTCATTCTTATGCTGCAAAACCGTGGGCAAAAGCCAATCGAAATGGTGATTGGTGGGCTGCTTTTGTTCGTCGCGGCATCTTATATTGTTGAACTGATTTTCTCTCAACCTGAACTGGCGGCCCTGGGGCGCGGGATGATTATTCCGAGCTTACCTAACAGTAACGCGGTGTTTTTAGCCGCCGGGGTCTTGGGGGCGACAATTATGCCGCACGTCATTTACCTGCATTCAGCATTAACACAGACGGAAAGCAAAGAATCCAAAACTGAGCGCTACGCCTCAACCAAGTTTGATGTGGCGATTGCCATGACGATTGCTGGTTTTGTGAATTTGGCCATGATGGCAACCGCTGCTGCGGCTTTCCATTTCAATGGTTATCAACATGTTGCCGAAATCGAAGAAGCCTATTTGACCTTACAACCCTTGCTGGGCAATGCTGCCGCCACAGTTTTTGGTTTGAGTTTGGTTGCCGCCGGCCTGTCATCGACAGTGGTGGGCACCATGGCTGGGCAAGTGGTGATGCAGGGGTTTGTGCACTTTTATATTCCAATGTGGCTACGCCGCGCGATCACTATGTTGCCGTCCTTTATTGTCATTATGATCGGCATGGACGCGACTAAAATACTGGTGATGAGCCAAGTTTTACTGAGCTTTGGCATTGCATTGGCGCTGGTGCCGTTATTGGTATTCACCGGCAATAAAGAATTGATGGGGGAGTTGGTTGATAACAAACTGACTCAGATTCTGGGTAAATTTGTTGTCTTGTTCGTAATCGGATTAAATGGTTATCTGCTGGCGAGTCTGCTTTAG
- a CDS encoding DUF2502 domain-containing protein, which yields MLKTAIFKSIMLKLSILRPRKIKPWPSITILLITILAWFPLIPMANAESIELLPSISLHIGEQDRNGNYWDGYDWRDRQWWKNHQGRDLGERNRHGHYWDGHRWQERNWWKKNYYYREGRYWKHDKHHDNRGKKHHRGQGRDHHHHD from the coding sequence ATGTTAAAGACGGCCATATTTAAATCAATAATGTTAAAACTGAGTATCCTGAGGCCGAGAAAGATAAAACCTTGGCCGTCGATAACCATATTGCTGATAACAATATTAGCCTGGTTCCCTCTTATCCCCATGGCGAATGCCGAGAGCATTGAATTGCTGCCCAGTATTTCTTTACACATTGGCGAACAGGATCGCAATGGTAATTATTGGGATGGTTATGACTGGCGCGACCGCCAATGGTGGAAAAATCATCAAGGGCGAGATTTAGGCGAGCGTAATCGTCATGGTCATTACTGGGATGGTCACCGCTGGCAAGAGAGAAATTGGTGGAAAAAGAACTATTATTACCGCGAAGGGCGCTACTGGAAACATGACAAGCATCATGACAACCGCGGCAAAAAACATCACCGTGGCCAAGGGCGTGATCATCACCATCACGACTAA
- a CDS encoding aldo/keto reductase, with protein MVYQAASSRYQEMEYYRCGRSGLMLPAISLGLWHNFGDSTLYENSRNLIHRAFDHGITHFDLANNYGPPPGSAELNFGRILQQDLRPYRDELIISSKAGYTMWPGPYGDWGSKKYLVASINQSLQRMGLDYVDIFYHHRPDPNTPLEETMAALDLLVRQGKALYIGLSNYPAAQARQACEILAQLGTPCLIHQPKYSMFERWIEAELQDTLDEYGVGSIAFSPLAGGLLTDRYLAGIPLDSRAASDSKFLNPEQLSAEKLVKVRQLNELALDRGQKLSQMSLAWVLRGGRVTSALIGASKTSQIDDAVGMLANTEFSDAEIKAIEDILV; from the coding sequence ATGGTCTACCAAGCAGCTTCCTCCCGCTATCAGGAAATGGAATATTACCGTTGTGGTCGTAGTGGATTAATGCTGCCGGCTATTTCTCTCGGCCTGTGGCATAACTTTGGCGATAGCACCTTGTATGAAAATAGCCGTAATCTGATTCATCGGGCTTTTGACCATGGTATTACCCACTTTGATTTAGCCAATAACTATGGCCCGCCCCCTGGATCCGCTGAGCTGAACTTTGGCCGAATATTGCAGCAAGACTTACGCCCTTACCGTGATGAACTGATTATCTCGTCCAAAGCGGGCTATACCATGTGGCCCGGCCCTTATGGGGATTGGGGTTCAAAAAAATATCTGGTCGCGAGCATCAATCAAAGTTTGCAGCGCATGGGTTTGGATTATGTTGATATTTTCTATCATCACCGGCCAGACCCTAATACCCCGCTAGAAGAGACCATGGCGGCACTGGATTTACTGGTGCGCCAAGGCAAAGCCTTGTATATCGGCTTGTCGAACTACCCTGCGGCACAAGCGCGCCAAGCCTGTGAAATTCTCGCACAGCTCGGCACCCCCTGCCTGATTCACCAACCTAAATACTCTATGTTTGAGCGCTGGATTGAAGCCGAGTTACAAGATACGTTGGATGAATATGGCGTCGGTTCTATTGCTTTCTCGCCACTGGCGGGCGGCTTGTTAACTGACCGCTATCTGGCAGGAATTCCATTGGATTCTCGGGCAGCCAGTGACAGTAAGTTCCTGAATCCAGAGCAACTTTCAGCAGAGAAACTGGTCAAGGTTCGTCAATTAAATGAACTGGCGCTTGATCGCGGGCAGAAACTGTCGCAAATGTCGTTAGCTTGGGTATTACGTGGTGGGCGGGTGACGTCAGCCCTGATTGGGGCCAGTAAAACCAGCCAAATTGATGATGCCGTCGGCATGTTGGCAAATACCGAGTTCAGTGACGCAGAAATAAAAGCGATTGAAGATATTTTAGTGTAA